The stretch of DNA GGGATGTTGGCGGCAATCAAAAGTCCGTCCGAATCATTGTTGGCGGTGTCCGTCACGATTTTGTACACGCTGACGTTGTCCACAGGCGCGTCGTCGGTAAACGCGTATACGCCGCCGTTTTCTCTGATGACAAGATTGCCGTCGTCCGTCAGCTCAATCCACTGTTCGCCGTCCTGTCTGAACACGCGGAATCCCGCGAAATAGTTCGGCGCAGGCCCTGTTGGGGCTTGCCACGTGAAAGTGACGTCCGCGGCGGTTTCACTGATGACCGCCCCGCCGACGGCGTCGCCAGGCGTATAGCTGTCCGGCGGAATGACAATGAAATTCGACGAGGCGGCTTGCGCCAAAGTGCGCGTCGTGCCGTCGGCGTTTACCGCCGCCCAGCCCGGGTTACTCCACGCGCCGTGAATCTTGGCCGTACCGTCGCCTTGCGGAACGATCGCCATGGCGGTGGCTTGGTTGATCGTTCCGGCCTGTTCCCAGGCGCCCCAAGAGTCCCCGTACATAGACATATTTCTCTGCGCCGGCGTGGGCGTAGTCAGCATAGATTGGATGCGGAACGGATACGTATTGGTATAGGCGGCCGCCACGTTACGGTCGATAGACCATTGCGCGTTCACGCTATCAGCCGAAATATACGTCACCGACAGCGCGCCTTGCGGATTCGCCTGCCAGGGATTGTTTTGCCTGACGCCGACAAGCGCCCCCGCGTCCGGCGAGAGAATCAGCCAGTTAGACGGGTGTACAATCTTGTCAAACACACTGAGACTGACAGCAAACGACGCCGTGCCGGCTTCCCGGTCAAATCTGACATGAATTGCGTGCTCGCCCTGCGTCAAACGGCTCAACGCGGCCGCTTTGACAGTGACCGTCTTGCCGGCCCAATCCACCGTGTAATCGCTGCCAGCGGCGAGACTCTCTCCCTCGTCAAGACTGACGGACGCGACACCCGTCGCGCCTTCCGGCGTGCCGAAGCCAGGGTCAAAGCCGATGATTTGATCTTTCGGGGCGGGGTATTTGAAAAATGTCAGTGCCGTCGTCTGAACTGTCGGCGGCAAGGTCGAAGGCATCGTGATGCTTCCGCTCGCGCCGACTACGCCGTTTTCACCTTTGTGCCAGTAATCCTCGGCGATAAACCTGTAGTAATAGGTAGTTCCATATATTTTTGACGACGGATCAACAAGCTGCGTAACATATCCGGTTTGCTGCGCCGCGCCGCTGAGATCCACGGCGACCGCGTCCGAAAACGCCGCGTCGGTGGCCCGCTGAAGAATCAGCTTCGATGAATATGTGGTGGGATTCGGCCACACGACCGTAACGGAGTTGCCGTCCGGTGTGGTAAGGGACGACGGAACCGGCGGAACCGGAACGTATCCCTGCGGCGGAATGATGATGAAGGCGTCGGGATTGCTGGCCGAGCGGCGAAGAATGTTCGCGTCGTTCACAGTCAATCCTTGCGCGTTGGCGTTCATCGGGTACACGATACCTCCGTTGCCTCCGCCGCGAATGATGACCGTATCGGCTGCGGAGCCGGGAATCGGATAGAATCCGTCGGCATCGCCGTTTGTTCCGCCTTCGACATAGACGGCGCCGTCATACATTTTAAACGCCAAGCCGGCGTTGTGTCCGTTGGCGGTTTCCGCGGTTGTCATACGGAACATGCCGGCGGCGGTCGGGATCGAACCGGAGTTGTAATTGGTAAGCGTCCATTGGGCGGCCGGGGCAGTCGGATCGTCCTGCGTAGCGACGATCCCACCGGGATTGGCGCCATACCCGGCGGCTGTGAGATGCTGCACATACGACTGGGCTTTCGGAGAATACAACAACCAGTGTGTATTGTTGTTTTCTGCAAGAGGTCCGACAGCCGCCACAGGCAACGACGGTAAAATCCCCAGCGCCATGACAAGGGTGACAAACAATGACAGTGCCCGTCTTTTGGTAATCATGAGTACCGCACTTCCTTTCTCCTCTCGATGCTAACCATTGTAGTCAACCTCCGAAAACGCCGCGTTCGGCATGGCGCCGGATCTTCTCTTGGCATATTTCACAAAAATCCCCGTGAGTGCACCCGACATTCGCCGCATTTTTTGTTCCATCTGCCAAAAAACCTCTCGATACTACCATCCGGCAGGAGGGGTTCGGAGGTTGCTTGTACATATTATAACATTCATCATGGGCGAATTCACCACATTATCTTATAAAATGGCCTGCAATATTATGATTTACAAAAAACAGGGCGCGGCCAAACCGGCCGGCGCCCCGTGCTGTGTACTCCCGTCAGTGTTCCTCGATCAGGCCGTAGCCGCCGTCGTTGCGCCTGTATACCACGGCGAAAACGCCCCCGTTTTCGAAGTTGCGAAACGCGAAAAACTCGTGGTTTAAGAGATTCATCTGGAGGATCGCCTCCTCCGGCGTCATCGGCTTGAGCGCGAATTTCTTCACGCGGATGATGTTGAACTCCTGCTCCTCGTCCACCACCGGGTCGGCCATGGCGGTGGGCACTTCGCGCTCAAACGCGCCTTGACGCAGCCGCTTTTCAAGTTTTGTCTTGAACTTGTGGATCTGCCGCTCGATGTAGGCCACGGCGCTGTCGATGGACGCGTACATATCGTTTGTGCACTCGGAGGCTCTGTACACCGTCCCGCTGTGGGAGACGGTGATCTCCACCTGGTGGCGGCTCCGTTCCACAGCAAACACCACACGCGCCTCGGCATCGTGCTTGAAGTAGCGGTCCAGCTTGGTCAGCTTCTTCTCGGCGTACTCACGCAGCGCATCGGACACTTCCACTTTTTTGTCGGTAAATTGCACTTTCAATTCGAACATCTCCTTCCAACCGGGATACGCCGCGGACCCGGGGGATCACCGGCGCCCAGCTCGGTTTTTCCACCCCCAGTATACCACATGCGGCGGGGTTTCGCCACCCTTTTCGTCACTGTGCCCGCCGGCCCAGAAGGAACACAGCCGCGGGGGCGGTCTCCAGCGACAGCAAAGGACCGCGCCAGACGACAATGTCCGCATCTAAACCTGGGCGCAGCCGGCCCACGCGGCGATCGAGCCGGGTGATGTCGGCGGCGGCGGCGGTGACGGCGCGCAGCGCCTCCTCCGCCGGCAGCCCCGCCTTGGCCGCGAGGCCCGCGCACAGCGGGAGGTACTCCGGGGGCACGACCGGCGCGTCGGTACACAGCGCGGCCGGGACGCCGGCCCGGTGCAGCGCGGCCGGCAGCGCAAACGACAGACTCCTGAGCTCCGGCTTCGAACGGTCGGTGAGCAGCGGCCCGGCGACGACGGGCACACGCTCCGCCGCCAGCAGGTCAGCCACCGAGGCCGCGTCCGTGCCGTGGATGATGACGGCGTCTAACGTAAACTCCCGCGCGATGCGCAGGGCCGTGAAGATGTCGTCGGCGCGGTGGGCGTGGATATGGGCCGGCATCGCGCCCGCGAGCACGGGCAGCAGGCTCTCCCATTTCATATCGTAGTCCGGCAGGTCGCCGCCGTGGCGCGCCGCTCTCTCTTTGCGCGCCCCGTAGGCACGGGCCTGAAACAGCGCCTCACGGATGAGCGCCGCCGTCCCCATACGCGTGAAGGGGGCGGCCTTCCGACCGGCGTACACGCGCTTCGGGTTCTCCCCCATCGCAAACTTCATGGCCGCGGGCGCGCGCAGGACCATGTCGTCCACACGGCGGCCGTCCGTCCTCAGCGCCGCCATCTGTCCGCCCACCGGGTTGGCGCTGCCCGGCCCGGTGACCACGGTGGTGACACCGGCGCGGCGCGCGTCGGCAAAACAGCGGTCCTGCGGGTTGACGGCGTCGAGTCCCCGCATATGCGGCGTGACGGGGTCGGAAGCCTCGTTTCCATCTTCGCCCATCTCGCCCACGGCGTCCTCGAAGACACCGATGTGACAGTGGGCGTCGATGAGACCGGGCGTCACCGCCGCGCCGGCGGCGTCCACGTCGTCCGGCCCCGCCGCTGGGCACGTCTCCGGGGGGCCCGCCGAATGGATACGCGCGCCCTCCGTGCGCACCCATCCCCCCGCCAAAACAGCGCCGTCCATCGTATGCAGCTCGGCATTGTAAATCAGCATCTCTCACACGTCCCCATAACAATCTCGCAAAAACCGCACCGCCGCGGTGGCGGCCATGACGCCGCCGCGGCATGGCGGGCGAAGCCCGCTATTGAAAATCCTTCCTATCTCTGCAAATACCGCGCCGCCGCGGTGGCGGCCATGGCGCCGCTACAGCATGGCGGGCGAAGCCCGCTATTAAAAATCCTCCCTATCCCTGCAAAAACCGCGCCGCCGCAGTGGCGGCCATGGCGCCGTCGGCACAGGCGGTTACGATTTGGTAGATGGGTTTTTGGCGCAGGTCGCCGGCCACAAATACGCCGGGGATCTGCGTGTGCCCGTCCTCGGGCGCCTCCACCCGCCCCTCCGCGT from Oscillospiraceae bacterium encodes:
- a CDS encoding amidohydrolase family protein, producing MLIYNAELHTMDGAVLAGGWVRTEGARIHSAGPPETCPAAGPDDVDAAGAAVTPGLIDAHCHIGVFEDAVGEMGEDGNEASDPVTPHMRGLDAVNPQDRCFADARRAGVTTVVTGPGSANPVGGQMAALRTDGRRVDDMVLRAPAAMKFAMGENPKRVYAGRKAAPFTRMGTAALIREALFQARAYGARKERAARHGGDLPDYDMKWESLLPVLAGAMPAHIHAHRADDIFTALRIAREFTLDAVIIHGTDAASVADLLAAERVPVVAGPLLTDRSKPELRSLSFALPAALHRAGVPAALCTDAPVVPPEYLPLCAGLAAKAGLPAEEALRAVTAAAADITRLDRRVGRLRPGLDADIVVWRGPLLSLETAPAAVFLLGRRAQ
- the raiA gene encoding ribosome-associated translation inhibitor RaiA; this translates as MKVQFTDKKVEVSDALREYAEKKLTKLDRYFKHDAEARVVFAVERSRHQVEITVSHSGTVYRASECTNDMYASIDSAVAYIERQIHKFKTKLEKRLRQGAFEREVPTAMADPVVDEEQEFNIIRVKKFALKPMTPEEAILQMNLLNHEFFAFRNFENGGVFAVVYRRNDGGYGLIEEH